One Fundulus heteroclitus isolate FHET01 unplaced genomic scaffold, MU-UCD_Fhet_4.1 scaffold_47, whole genome shotgun sequence DNA segment encodes these proteins:
- the ccdc189 gene encoding coiled-coil domain-containing protein 189, whose translation MDTTIMVPRDFTAKLLLWKDISYHDMELIDQMQTIPDLERTLCSVLGVDLPEPKKGVLLELYVQTVLFCREQNFNKEQTSALLSIIKSIHEANVETPLNNSEQCLRYCNDLLLCHSVRRPPFSINLFSFQEANCILNHIQDHYLRHYRIYKYIFTPQVKLDLFLTYSGTAEQGPSAADDSSVSAGVINMRGEEADTKRSDSSETQETTTTEEEEASDGSTDLKALIEREVGQQMQQVSRLLDERIRGTASEQNSRIHDAKPNQKGKK comes from the exons atggacacCACAATTATG GTACCTCGGGACTTCACAGCAAAGTTGTTGCTCTG gaAAGACATAAGCTACCATGACATGGAGCTCATTGACCAAATGCAAACCATTCCCGATCTGGAAAG AACGCTGTGCAGCGTGTTGGGTGTCGATCTCCCAGAGCCGAAGAAAGGAGTCCTGCTGGAGCTGTATGTGCAAACGGTGCTTTTCTGCAGAGAACAAAACTTCAACAAGGAGCAAACGTCTGCGCTTCTGTCCATCATCAAGTCCATCCATGAGGCTAACGTTG AAACTCCCCTCAATAACTCTGAGCAGTGTCTCAGATACTGTAACGATCTTCTGCTGTGTCACTCAGTCAGG AGGCCACCCTTCAGCATCAACCTCTTCAGCTTTCAGGAGGCAAACTGCATTTTAAATCACATCCAGGACCACTACTTGAGACACTACAGAATCTACAAGTATATATTCACACCACAG GTAAAACTTGATCTGTTTCTGACTTATTCTGGGACGGCAGAGCAGGGACCGTCTGCCGCGGATGATTCCTCTGTGTCAg CCGGTGTTATAAATATGAGGGGGGAAGAAGCAGATACAAAAAGGAGCGATTCTTCTGAAACACAGGAAACTACaaccacagaagaagaggaAGCCTCCGATG GTTCCACGGACCTAAAGGCCCTGATAGAGCGCGAGGTCGGGCAGCAGATGCAGCAGGTGTCCAGGCTGCTGGACGAGCGCATCAGAGGAACGGCGTCCGAACAAAACAGCAGGATCCATGACGCCAAACCCAACcagaaaggcaaaaaataa
- the LOC105926643 gene encoding interleukin-21 receptor yields MDHRPPLRLSSLPLILLLLKTTSITRLQGDPLTEVEHLECVNDYLFTINCSLSVTPSVNASVSNRTFWLTLTDMEDERKYECLLSETTAGFFCSVKIKRAETFSDIDYYEISFCQSQGSGSENCTLLEEEYKPHHHIKPNAPCCLTVRHNGSRDTFSWKSTYEEHLSHTLLPQQLTYQLWFYKAGDRDGERTHIINSDDTTLSVEEENLEPDTEYVVKLRSCPNMVHYLGQWSDWSSEVLWRTEAAVNAAPADGRVPNLPLALAVVCVVMVMLLVSYGSVRKWRRGTFIPTPAPYFQTLYKDCQGDFKSWVVTQENPADALQAEEALHIDTLVECAEVRDYQYSAAVHLVENRAYSSVDADLLSMQSADGGTAARLLEQRRSVRSLSGYCRSCSPAQDSGCWLCSDTSLEQEASWYCNDYCTLSGLQLAACGAGAHKPAAAKGS; encoded by the exons ATGGACCACCGTCCTCCTCTGAGGCTGAGCTCGCTGCCGCTCATCCTGCTTCTCCTCAAGACGACCAGCATAACAAGGCTGCAAGGAGATCCGCTTACAG AGGTGGAACACCTGGAGTGCGTGAACGATTACCTGTTCACCATCAACTGTTCCCTGAGCGTCACACCGTCAGTCAACGCTTCGGTCAGCAACAGGACCTTCTGGCTGACGCTCACAGACATGGAGGACGA GAGGAAGTACGAGTGTCTGCTGTCAGAAACCACGGCTGGCTTTTTCTGTTCCGTCAAGATAAAACGcgcagaaacattttcagacattGACTACTATGAAATTAGCTTCTGTCAGAGCCAAGGTTCTGGCTCTGAGAACTGCACGTTGCTGGAGGAGGAATACAAGCCTCACCATCACA TTAAACCCAACGCCCCGTGCTGCCTCACGGTCCGCCACAACGGGAGCCGGGACACCTTCTCCTGGAAAAGCACCTATGAGGAACACCTGTCCCACACGTTGCTGCCACAGCAGCTGACGTATCAGCTGTGGTTCTACAAAGCAGGAGACAGAGACGGG GAAAGAACGCACATCATTAACAGCGACGACACAACGCTctccgtggaggaggagaactTGGAGCCGGACACCGAGTACGTTGTGAAGCTGCGCTCCTGTCCCAACATGGTGCACTACCTAGGCCAGTGGAGCGACTGGTCCTCCGAGGTTCTCTGGAGGACAGAGGCCGCCGTTAACG CAGCTCCAGCAGACGGACGCGTCCCCAACCTGCCGTTGGCGTTGGCCGTGGTTTGTGTCGTGATGGTGATGCTGCTGGTGTCCTACGGCTCCGTGAGAAA GTGGAGGCGCGGCACCTTCATTCCAACCCCTGCGCCGTATTTCCAGACCTTGTACAAAGACTGCCAGGGGGACTTTAAG AGCTGGGTCGTGACGCAGGAGAACCCCGCGGACGCGCTCCAAGCAGAGGAGGCGCTCCACATCGACACCCTGGTGGAGTGCGCAGAGGTCCGGGACTACCAGTACTCCGCCGCGGTGCACCTGGTGGAGAACCGGGCCTACAGCAGCGTGGACGCGGacctcctcagcatgcagtCCGCGGACGGCGGCACCGCGGCGCGGCTGCTGGAGCAGCGGAGGTCCGTCAGGAGTCTGTCCGGGTACTGCCGGTCCTGCAGCCCGGCGCAGGACTCCGGCTGCTGGCTGTGCAGCGACACGTCCCTGGAGCAGGAGGCCTCCTGGTACTGCAACGACTACTGCACCCTGAGCGGCCTGCAGCTGGCCGCCTGCGGCGCCGGAGCGCACAAACCGGCCGCTGCCAAGGGAAGTTAG